The Glycine soja cultivar W05 chromosome 6, ASM419377v2, whole genome shotgun sequence genome has a window encoding:
- the LOC114415715 gene encoding E3 ubiquitin-protein ligase RKP-like, translated as MSEDSPRVGGFSAGLAVILNGKDGKKNSPKTRLISCCDDLGQQSVERTLEYVFGLPNRSLNSLTGPVDRDFIRSVIRNDFSRYNGKSNYFYRERDGICVNGKNGNGPDVIGLEESSICGDIKVIKSPFLIESMAMFSSARASACVWKGKWMYEVMLETSGIQQLGWATLSCPFTDHKGVGDADDSYAYDGRRVSKWNKDAETYGQSWVVGDIIGCCIDLDRDEIIFYRNGNSLGVAFQGIRKLGPGFGYYPAVSLSQGERCELNFGARPFKYPVEGYLPLQAPPSRSYFVTQLLQCWSRLLDMHSVERAEHSLARKLRRVKRSVSLEEIFHPASYSICEELFSILEADVGITEYMVWGPMLSFMFEVFGLHAPHDYLSLDKVVEVLLQFQGSHVLFEHILNALSCGCKIASLVLTECPYSGSYSHLALACHLLRLEELMVLWWKSPDFEFLFEGFLSRKTPNKQDLDSMIPTVWWPGSCEDASHEGNMMLTTTALSESISKIEEKHRDLCRLVIQFIPPTNPPQLPGAVFRTFLQSLLLKNRGAQRNIPPPGVSSNSVLVSIYTVVLHFLSEGFALGDICGWLKTCKTDVGFLHRGGEQSFPVHLFLKNDPHRADISRLGGSYSHLSKLHPTIGHEMEVIQWDEGCMDSEETRVTHSTRQKPCCCSNYDSDFTRNFKVPAKYLAKGSRGHCSSIPERPAHVAAECSDGSLNDEITDKPSSSDQSEPEYGYRQMHHMKSVPKDTNMSTDRLREEELVDALLWLYHVGLALNFKQASYYMTHQAQSISLLEETDKQIRERACSEQLKHLKEARNEYREEVIDCVRHCAWYRISLFSRWKQRGMYAMCMWVVQLLLVLSNMDSVFIYIPEYYLEALVDCFHVLRKSDPPFVPSTIFIKRGLSSFVTFVVTHFNDPRISSADLRDLLLQSISVLVQYKEYLATFESNEAATQRMPKALLSAFDNRSWIPVMNILLRLCKGSGFSFSKNGESSSSSVLFQRLLREACISDGGLFSSFLNRLFNTLSWTMTEFSVSVREMQEKYQVIEFQQRKCCVIFDLSCNLTRILEFCTREIPQAFLSGPDTNLRRLTELVVFILNHITSAVDAEFFDLSLRRHSQPPEKVNRGMILAPLVGIILNLLDATSSAEYRENNDLLDVFASMDCPDTVQYGFQYLLDYNWDGSFRGEAYVAKYEQLENFLSLLSCRTVLQDDKVDSVGDTDLDDSLCCICYACEADAQIAPCSHRSCYGCITRHLLNCQRCFFCNATVTDVSKIG; from the exons ATGTCTGAAGATAGCCCGCGAGTTGGTGGATTTTCAGCTGGTCTGGCTGTGATATTGAACGGCAAGGATGGTAAGAAAAATTCGCCAAAAACTCGGCTTATTTCTTGCTGTGACGATTTGGGTCAGCAGTCGGTGGAGCGAACCCTGGAGTACGTGTTTGGCCTCCCGAACAGATCACTCAATTCATTGACTGGTCCAGTTGATCGTGATTTCATTCGGTCTGTTATTAGGAATGATTTTTCAAGATATAATgggaaatcaaattatttttatcggGAAAGAGACGGGATTTGTGTTAACGGTAAAAATGGCAATGGGCCTGATGTTATAGGCCTAGAAGAATCCAGCATCTGCGGTGATATTAAAGTCATCAAGTCACCTTTTCTTATAGAGAGCATGGCGATGTTCAGTAGTGCCAGGGCTAGTGCTTGTGTTTGGAAAGGAAAATGGATGTATGAAGTTATGTTGGAAACATCTGGCATACAGCAGCTTGGTTGGGCCACTCTTTCTTGCCCTTTCACTGACCATAAAGGTGTTGGCGATGCTGATGATTCATATGCTTATGATGGGAGACGAGTTAGCAAGTGGAACAAGGATGCTGAGACATATGGTCAGTCATGGGTTGTTGGCGATATCATTGGATGCTGTATAGATTTAGATCGAGATGAAATAATATTCTACAGGAATGGTAATTCCCTTGGGGTCGCATTCCAAGGAATTCGAAAATTGGGTCCTGGTTTTGGTTATTATCCAGCAGTTTCTCTCTCCCAGGGTGAAAGATGTGAGTTGAACTTTGGAGCTCGGCCCTTTAAGTATCCAGTTGAAGGCTACCTTCCTCTTCAGGCTCCTCCCTCTAGGAGCTACTTTGTCACCCAATTGCTGCAATGCTGGTCAAGGCTGTTGGACATGCATTCGGTGGAACGAGCTGAGCATTCTTTAGCTCGGAAGTTGAGAAGAGTGAAGAGGTCtgtttcattggaagaaattttcCATCCAGCTTCTTATTCCATATGTGAGGAATTATTCTCTATCCTTGAAGCAGATGTTGGGATCACAGAGTATATGGTCTGGGGTCCAATGTTGTCTTTCATGTTTGAAGTTTTTGGTTTGCATGCACCCCATGATTACTTAAGCTTGGATAAAGTAGTTGAGGTTCTGCTACAATTTCAAGGATCACATGTGCTATTTGAACACATCCTAAATGCCCTTTCCTGTGGTTGTAAAATAGCCTCATTAGTTCTAACTGAGTGTCCTTACTCTGGCTCATATTCTCACCTTGCATTGGCATGTCATCTACTAAGACTAGAGGAACttatggtgctttggtggaagtCACCAgattttgaattcttgtttgAAGGTTTTCTTTCACGAAAGACTCCAAACAAACAGGATCTTGACTCCATGATACCAACTGTTTGGTGGCCTGGTTCATGTGAAGATGCATCTCATGAAGGTAACATGATGTTGACAACCACAGCTTTGTCGGAATCAATCAGCAAG ATTGAGGAGAAGCATAGGGACCTTTGTCGCTTAGTGATACAATTTATACCACCTACGAATCCTCCCCAGTTACCTGGAGCAGTATTTAGGACATTTTTACAGAGCCTTCTACTGAAGAACAGAGGAGCACAACGAAATATTCCACCCCCTGGAGTTTCTAGCAACTCGGTTCTTGTTTCAATTTACACAGTTGTACTCCATTTTCTATCTGAGGGATTTGCCTTGGGTGACATCTGTGGCTGGTTAAAGACCTGCAAAACAGATGTTGGTTTCCTTCATAGAGGTGGTGAACAAAGTTTTCCTGTACATTTATTTCTGAAAAATGATCCCCATAGAGCTGATATTTCCAGGCTTGGGGGATCCTATAGCCATTTATCAAAGCTACACCCAACAATTGGTCATGAAATGGAAGTGATTCAATGGGATGAAGGTTGCATGGATAGTGAAGAAACCAGGGTCACTCATTCAACCAGGCAGAAGCCATGCTGTTGTTCTAATTATGATTCTGATTTTACAAGGAACTTCAAGGTTCCAGCTAAATACCTGGCCAAAGGTTCTCGTGGTCATTGTAGCTCTATTCCAGAAAGACCTGCTCATGTCGCTGCTGAATGCAGTGATGGGAGTTTGAATGATGAGATAACTGATAAACCAAGCTCCAGTGATCAATCTGAACCTGAGTATGGTTACCGCCAAATGCATCATATGAAATCTGTACCAAAGGATACTAATATGTCTACAGATAGGCTAAGAGAAGAAGAGCTAGTTGATGCTTTGCTATGGTTGTATCATGTTGGTCTTGCTCTGAATTTTAAGCAG GCATCATACTACATGACTCATCAGGCACAGTCAATTTCCCTTCTGGAGGAAACTGATAAGCAAATCAGAGAACGAGCTTGCAGTGAGCAATTGAAGCATTTGAAAGAAGCTCGTAATGAATATAGAGAAGAGGTTATTGATTGTGTTAGGCATTGTGCTTG GTACCGCATCTCTCTATTTTCTCGATGGAAGCAGAGAGGAATGTATGCAATGTGCATGTGGGTTGTCCAGTTGCTACTGGTTCTTAGCAATATGGATTCAGTGTTTATCTACATCCCTGAATATTATCTGGAAGCTTTG GTTGATTGCTTTCATGTGTTGCGGAAAAGTGATCCTCCCTTTGTTCCATCCACAATTTTCATCAAACGAGGACTTTCTTCATTT GTCACCTTTGTAGTTACCCATTTCAATGATCCAAGAATATCAAGTGCAGATCTTAGGGATCTTCTTCTTCAGTCTATATCTGTCCTGGTGCAATACAAGGAGTATTTGGCTACCTTTGAGAGCAATGAGGCAGCCACCCAAAGAATGCCGAAAGCTTTATTATCAGCATTTGATAACAGATCTTGGATTCCAGTGATGAACATACTCCTACGATTATGCAAGGGTTCtggttttagtttttcaaaGAATGGAGAATCATCTTCGTCGTCAGTTCTTTTCCAA AGGTTGCTAAGAGAAGCTTGCATAAGTGATGGAGGGTTGTTTTCATCTTTTCTAAACCGTCTGTTCAATACACTCAGCTGGACCATGACTGAATTTTCAGTTTCTGTTCGAGAAATGCAAGAAAAGTACCAG GTAATAGAGTTTCAGCAAAGGAAATGCTGTGTCATATTTGATCTTTCATGTAATCTTACAAGGATTCTAGAGTTCTGCACTCGTGAGATTCCTCAAGCATTCCTCTCTGGACCAGACACAAACCTCCGAAGGTTAACCGAGTTGGTTGTGTTTATCTTAAATCACATTACTTCTGCAGTCGATGCTGAATTCTTTGACTT GTCCCTTAGACGGCATAGCCAACCTCCAGAAAAAGTAAACCGAGGCATGATATTGGCACCTCTAGTAGGGATCATCCTAAATTTATTGGATGCTACAAGTTCAGCAGAATATCGAGAAAACAATGATCTTTTAGATGTTTTCGCAAGCATGGACTGTCCAGATACTGTTCAGTATGGATTCCAGTATCTTCTGGATTATAACTGG GATGGATCTTTTCGGGGGGAAGCTTATGTGGCAAAATATGAGCAGCTAGAGAATTTTCTGAGTCTCCTTAGTTGTCGCACTGTGTTACAAGATGATAAAGTGGATAGTGTGGGAGATACAGATCTTGATGACAGCTTGTGCTGCATATGTTATGCAtgtgaagcagatgctcaaatTGCACCATGTTCACACAGGTCTTGTTATGGCTGCATTACCAGGCACCTTTTGAACTGCCAAAGATGTTTCTTTTGCAACGCAACAGTGACAGATGTTAGCAAAATTGGTTAG
- the LOC114415716 gene encoding uncharacterized protein LOC114415716 isoform X2, translating into MQSALRFHFQASNPGIVVPHTNHAFATNLNSHRTLSCTKRRSLPLCSFTAQPSNQTSAVGSPSLQHWNLTNRHVTVLNVFACATAICATWLFCSAIPTLLAFKKAAESMEKLMDATREELPNTMAAIRLSGMEISDLTTELSDIGQEITQGVRSSTRAVRLAEERLRRLTTVPSSGDDDQPES; encoded by the exons ATGCAGAGTGCCCTGCGATTCCATTTCCAAGCTTCAAACCCAGGCATCGTTGTTCCGCACACGAACCACGCTTTCGCCACCAACCTTAACTCACACCGTACCCTCTCCTGCACAAAACGCCGTTCCCTTCCCCTGTGCTCCTTCACCGCACAACCTTCGAACCAAACCTCCGCCGTTGGATCTCCATCGCTTCAACACTGGAACCTCACCAATCGCCACGTCACCGTTCTCAACGTCTTTGCCTGCGCG ACGGCGATATGTGCAACGTGGCTGTTTTGCTCCGCGATTCCGACGCTCCTG GCTTTCAAGAAAGCAGCGGAGTCGATGGAGAAGCTCATGGATGCCACGAGGGAGGAACTTCCCAACACCATGGCCGCAATTCGATTATCCGGCATGGAAATAAGTGACTTAACCACCGAGCTCAGTGATATAGG CCAAGAGATTACTCAAGGTGTTAGAAGCTCCACTCGTGCAGTTCGCTTGGCAGAGGAGAGGCTTCGCCGCTTGACTACTGTGCCTTCTTCAG GGGATGACGATCAACCCGAAAGCTGa
- the LOC114415716 gene encoding uncharacterized protein LOC114415716 isoform X1 — translation MQSALRFHFQASNPGIVVPHTNHAFATNLNSHRTLSCTKRRSLPLCSFTAQPSNQTSAVGSPSLQHWNLTNRHVTVLNVFACATAICATWLFCSAIPTLLAFKKAAESMEKLMDATREELPNTMAAIRLSGMEISDLTTELSDIGQEITQGVRSSTRAVRLAEERLRRLTTVPSSASLQGMTINPKAEYDDDEPAVARTARGVREGIVKGRATLQMFFTLTRFSRFALNFITGRRKLSS, via the exons ATGCAGAGTGCCCTGCGATTCCATTTCCAAGCTTCAAACCCAGGCATCGTTGTTCCGCACACGAACCACGCTTTCGCCACCAACCTTAACTCACACCGTACCCTCTCCTGCACAAAACGCCGTTCCCTTCCCCTGTGCTCCTTCACCGCACAACCTTCGAACCAAACCTCCGCCGTTGGATCTCCATCGCTTCAACACTGGAACCTCACCAATCGCCACGTCACCGTTCTCAACGTCTTTGCCTGCGCG ACGGCGATATGTGCAACGTGGCTGTTTTGCTCCGCGATTCCGACGCTCCTG GCTTTCAAGAAAGCAGCGGAGTCGATGGAGAAGCTCATGGATGCCACGAGGGAGGAACTTCCCAACACCATGGCCGCAATTCGATTATCCGGCATGGAAATAAGTGACTTAACCACCGAGCTCAGTGATATAGG CCAAGAGATTACTCAAGGTGTTAGAAGCTCCACTCGTGCAGTTCGCTTGGCAGAGGAGAGGCTTCGCCGCTTGACTACTGTGCCTTCTTCAG CTTCGTTGCAGGGGATGACGATCAACCCGAAAGCTGagtatgatgatgatgagccTGCGGTGGCCAGAACAGCGAGGGGCGTGAGAGAGGGTATTGTCAAGGGTCGTGCTACGTTGCAGATGTTTTTCACCCTCACCCGATTTTCAAGGTTTGCTCTAAACTTTATCACTGGTCGTAGAAAATTGTCAAGCTAG
- the LOC114415718 gene encoding uncharacterized protein LOC114415718 isoform X1: MLGRGEEELTRIPWLILTQLIVLFLLFALLFFFTLLPFDPDHDHHNNLVTADIPPPTTTTSSTLFFFDDIQIHQIDSPLTNHDSSPTHPTTTLQQGGQNLLIKGEIAKGPSSSMRREEEIMEEEEEASSLYFHPCHYFQLATVAFLKCFGLDSTSDSPSTRRHRKRKES; this comes from the exons ATGTTGGGTAGAGGTGAGGAAGAACTCACGAGAATCCCATGGCTGATTTTGACTCAACTAATAGTCCTCTTTCTCCTCTTCGCACTCCTCTTTTTCTTCACCCTCCTCCCTTTTGATCCCGACCACGACCACCACAACAACCTTGTCACCGCCGACATTCCCCCTCCGACGACGACAACCTCTTCCACTCTCTTCTTTTTCGACGATATTCAAATTCACCAGATTGACTCACCGCTTACTAATCACGATTCGTCGCCCACTCATCCAACAACCACCCTGCAG CAGGGTGGCCAGAACCTATTAATAAAAGGCGAAATAGCAAAGGGTCCAAGTTCAAGCATGAGAAGGGAAGAAGAGAttatggaggaggaggaggaagctTCATCATTGTATTTTCACCCTTGTCATTATTTTCAGTTAGCCACGGTAGCATTTCTCAAATGTTTCGGCTTGGATTCTACATCTGATAGCCCTTCAACACGAAGacataggaaaagaaaagaaagctga
- the LOC114415718 gene encoding uncharacterized protein LOC114415718 isoform X2 produces MLGRGEEELTRIPWLILTQLIVLFLLFALLFFFTLLPFDPDHDHHNNLVTADIPPPTTTTSSTLFFFDDIQIHQIDSPLTNHDSSPTHPTTTLQGGQNLLIKGEIAKGPSSSMRREEEIMEEEEEASSLYFHPCHYFQLATVAFLKCFGLDSTSDSPSTRRHRKRKES; encoded by the exons ATGTTGGGTAGAGGTGAGGAAGAACTCACGAGAATCCCATGGCTGATTTTGACTCAACTAATAGTCCTCTTTCTCCTCTTCGCACTCCTCTTTTTCTTCACCCTCCTCCCTTTTGATCCCGACCACGACCACCACAACAACCTTGTCACCGCCGACATTCCCCCTCCGACGACGACAACCTCTTCCACTCTCTTCTTTTTCGACGATATTCAAATTCACCAGATTGACTCACCGCTTACTAATCACGATTCGTCGCCCACTCATCCAACAACCACCCTGCAG GGTGGCCAGAACCTATTAATAAAAGGCGAAATAGCAAAGGGTCCAAGTTCAAGCATGAGAAGGGAAGAAGAGAttatggaggaggaggaggaagctTCATCATTGTATTTTCACCCTTGTCATTATTTTCAGTTAGCCACGGTAGCATTTCTCAAATGTTTCGGCTTGGATTCTACATCTGATAGCCCTTCAACACGAAGacataggaaaagaaaagaaagctga